DNA from Candidatus Dormiibacterota bacterium:
GCCCGGACTGTCCGCAACCAGGAAAATGGCCAAGCGTTCTGGGGCAATCTCTTCCGCGGCGCCACTCTGGCCCTGGCCACGGCTCTTGCCCTCGCACTGTCGTTCTCTCCTGTGCTTGCCGCGAAGGGCGGCAAGGCAGGAGTCGCTTCGGACCTGCAGGAGAAGGTGCAGAAGGAGTCCCCCTCCAACAGCGTCCGCGTTCTCGTCAACCTGAACGGCGGCGACCCTCTTGCCGTCGCCGGCAAGATCAAGGAGTTGGGCGGGAGGGTCCGCAGGCACTTCCGTAACGTCGGCGTGATGGTCGTGGATCTGCCGCTCGGGGCGGTGGACTCTCTCGCGCAGATCGAAGGTCTCGATTACGTCGCCCCTGATCGTCCTGTCACGGGTCTGGCGAGCCAGCTCGAAACGACGACCGGCGCGGCGCTTGCCTATGGTGGAACCACCAGCCTCTGGAATTTCTCCGGCATCGATGGTTCCGGCGTGGGCGTGGCGGTCCTCGACTCGGGAATCGACCCGTCCCATGTCGATCTCCGGGACGAAACCAAGGGAATACGGCGGGTCGTGTTCTCCTGGGACTTCACCGGCCGCGGCAGCCTGGACGACCCCTACGGCCATGGCACGCACATCGCCGGGATCATCGCGGGCGACGGCAGCGCCTCGTACACGGCCGGCCGCGACTACACCGGCATGGCGCCGGGCGCGAGCCTGATCAACTTCAAGGTCCTGGACGAGAGGGGTCACGGCTACATCAGCAGCGTCGTGGCCGCCATCGACCAGGCGATCTCGCTCCGGAACGTCTACAACATCAAGGTCATCAATCTGTCGCTGGCGGCCCCCCCGATCGATTCGTACGTCAACGACCCGATGTGCCGCGCGGTGGAGCGCGCCGCCAGGGCCGGCATCGTCGTGGTGGCCGCGGCCGGAAACTTCGGACAGGACTCGAACGGCAACAAGGTCTACGGAGGCATCACCTCCCCCGGCATCTCGCCGTCGGCGATCACGGTCGGCGCGACCTTGACGCGCGGCACCGACATCCGGTCGGATGACATCGTCGCACCGTACTCCTCGCGCGGCCCCACGCTGTCGCACACGACCGACCCCGTCTCGGGCCAGGTCGTGTACGACGATCTCGCGAAGCCGGATCTGGTCGCCCCCGGCACGCGCATCGTGTCGCTCGAGCGCAGCAGCAACTACCTTGTGGCGAGCTATCCGGTCCTGCATGTCGACACGGGGAACAACGTCAACAACAAGAGCCGCTACATGGTCCTGACCGGCACCTCGATGGCCACCGGCGTGGTCTCGGGAGCCGTGGCGCTGATGGCGCAGGCGAACCCCGGTCTGACTCCGAACCAGGTCAAGGCGATCCTGATGTACTCGGCCCAGATCATGGACGGTCCGGACCTCTTCGAGCAGGGTGCCGGAATGCTCAACGTGGACGGCGCCGTCCGGCTGGCGAAGTCGATGAGCCGTTACGCGTACGCCCTCCCGGCCGGCGCGACGCTCATGCCAGCGGGGCTGCCGACGCCGCAGAGCATCATCGCCGGCGAGACCTGCCTGTGGAGCCAGAGCCTGATCTGGGGTGGCGGAATGCTCCGCGGCGATGCGGCGCTGTCGAACCAGCAGCTCGCCTACGCGCAGTCGCTCATCTGGGGGATCGGTCGCTTTGATTCGTGGGGACTGGGCGTCACGTACTACGACGGTCTGTACTCCGATTCGTACGTCGTGTCCGGCAGTAACAACCAGTGGAATTACGTCACCTGGAGCGACGGCACACCCACCTCGAGCGGACTCATCTGGAACGAGCGCCTGTACGGCTCGGGTCTCATCTGGGGAAACCAGCTCATCTCGAACGACTTCTTCAATGTCGGACCGACAAGCCTGATCTGGGGTATCGCCGGCTATGGCGGCTACGACATGGGCCTCATCTGGACGCTGCGAGACTGCGGTCTCATCTGGGGGAACGCCGATGCCTGGTAAGGCGATGGACACCCGGAGAGACGACGATATGAAAGGCAACGTCTTCATCGGTGTGGTGGCGGCAGCCGGCGCGGCGGTCCTCGGCCAGAGCCTCTATCATCTGGTCACAGGCGGGTTCGAAACGAAGGACCTGGCCTGGCTGGGGATCGCGCTCCTGACGCTTCTGGTCGGCCGGCTCTCCGTCAAGCTGCCGCTGCCACACTGCCGGGTGTCGTTCTCGGACGCCTTCATCTTTCTCTCGGTGATGGTTTTCGGAGGCGATCTGGCGACGCTGACCGCGGCCCTCGACGGCTTCGCCTCCTCCAGCCGCGCGAAGGGGGAACTGCACAAGAGGGTCTTCAATATCGCGGGCATGGCCCTGTCGATCAACCTGGCGGCGCGCGTGTTCGGTGCGCTGGCTCCTCAAGAGGGGCTGTGGGCGGCGCGCATGACCCTCGCGAATCTCCTTCTGCCGGTCGCGGCGCTGGCCCTGGCACAGTACGCTCTCAACACGGCTCTGGTGTCGGGCGTCGTGGCGCTCAAGGAACACCAGTCGGTCGTGGCGATCTGGCAGGAATCTTCGCCCTGGGCCGGCACGGCCTATCTGGCCGGCTCGGTTGCCGCCGCCATAGTTTTCCTTGTCGTCCGGGAGCTGGGGGTCGTTTCCACCTTCGCGATTCTCCCGTTCCCGGGTATCCTGTACCTTACCTACCGCGCCTGTCTGGATCGGCTGGTGAGGACGAAAGGGGGGATGACCCTCTAGGCGAATGTGCTGAGTTGTTGAGCTGACACGCAGGCGACCCCTGCGGATGCCGGCCCCGTGGCAGCGGGGCCGGCTCTTTTTTTGGAAGCCGGCCGTGTCTGGAGTGGTTCCCGCGAGCGCTGGCCGGATGAACCCTGTGTGCAGAATCCGCACAAACACATGAACGCGTGGCGCTGGCTGGACACGTCCCGCAAACGGCAAATCTCCTCATCGCAACAGTTGAGCGGCCGTCGGCGGACCGCCGTTGCGGCGTGTACGGGAAGACCTCAGGAGAAGTGGAGATTCTCATCGCAGGCCGCGACAGGCGATCATCATTTCATCCATATACGGTGCCGCTAACCGGCGTGTCCTCATCATTTGGGTACGGCCGGCCGGGGCCAGGGAAGGTGGGACGAGCCGTGGCACGCCCGTTGCGATGGTAATGAGTCCGACGGCGCTCCGTCCGGCTCCTTCCCCCCCCGGGCAGGCCGGTGGACGCCGCAGGGGTACCGAGCCGGCCGGACCGTCCGGAGAGGCGGTCCGGCCGGCGCACGCCACGGAGCAGCACAAGGAGAACATGCAGATCAGCGGACCGGGAGGAAGGCTCTATCTCATGGCCGTGGCGGCGGCCGGAGCGGCCCTGGCGGGGACCGCCGCGGCGGCGATGTCGCTCCTCCTGATCGGGCAGATCGGGATCGTTTCAAGCGTGATGGTCCCTCCAATCCTGCTGCTCGCGGTCCTGGTCTATCGCTCGTACAAGCGGCAGGTTACGGAAAATCTGAAGCGGCTCGACGACCTGATGCAGGTGCATCTCTCCACCATCGAGGCGCTGGCTCTGGCAATCGATGCGAAGGACCCGCATACGCAGGGACACACCCGACGCGTGCAGTCGTACGCGCTCGAGCTCGCGCGGAGGCTGCGCATCGCCCGGCAGGACTACGAAGCGGTGCGCGCGGCGTCGCTCTTGCACGACATCGGCAAGCTCGCCATCCCCGACCACCTGCTGAACAAGCCCGGGAAGCTCTCGGACATCGAGTACCAGAAGGTGAAGGCGCATCCGGCGGTGGCTGCGGACATCCTGGCGAACGTGCACTTTCCCTATCCCGTCCTGCCGGCTGTGCGGCATCACCACGAGCGCTGGGACGGGTCGGGTTACCCCGACGGCCTGCGCGGAGAGGAGATCCCGCTCGCGGCGCGGATCCTCGCCGTCGCCGACTCGTTCGAGGCGCTGACCTCGGACCGCGCCTGGCGCGGGCGCAAATCTCCCGAAGAAGCGTGCAGCCTGATCGAGGCCTGGTCGGGGATCCAGTTCGACCCTGCGGTGGTGACCGTGCTGCGCTCGCACCTCCCCGAGGTGATCGGCGCCGTCAGCGCGGCTCCGGACCCGCCGCGGAACGCCGCCGCCGCGGCGCGGGCGCACCTCGAGGAGGCGCTGGCGCGTCTTGACTCGACCGGTATCTGGAACGGGACCCCTCCGGTTGCGGCGGATCCGGGCGGATTCGGCGACAGCCTGCACCGCAGCATCGGTGCTGAGGGAACCCGGGTGCCCCAGGTCCCCGGCGGACCGGCGGGTACGTCTCCGCCCGCCGAGGGGCAGACGAGCGTCTGGCTGGAGAGGGACACGACCGGCGCCATCGTCGGTCGCCAGACCTCGGTCCTGAGCAGCATCTCGTCGGCGCACAGGGAGGTCTACGCGCTCTATGAGATCGCCCAGACCCTCGGATCGTCGCTGCGCCTTTCGGAAGTCCTGGACCTGGTGGCGACGAAGATCGGCCAGCTGGTGCCGTACCGCACCTGCGTCATTTATCTCCTGGAGGACGACGGCGAGAGCCTGTCGGCGCGCTTCGTGTCCGGCGCGAACCTCGAGCACCTGCGCGGACGATCCGTGCGCCTCGGAGAGGGGATCACCGGATGGGCCGCGAGCCAGAGGAGCAACCGGTTCTCCAACAGCCCCGACCTCGATTTGTCGGGGGCCGAGGTCGACCTCTCGGAGTACTCGACCGTCGCCGCCTTTCCGCTGATCCACGACGGCAAGGTCCTGGGGGTCATCACGCTGCACTTCCCGAAGGCGGTCCCCTGCCTGGACGATCACATCCGGATGATGGACATCATCGCCAAGCTCGCGGCCGCCGCCATCTTCAACGGCACCATCTTCGCCGAGACGCAGGAGTCGGCGCTCACGGACATCCTGACCAACCTGCCGAACTCGCGTTACCTGCGTCAGATCTTCGAGCAGGAGAAGGTGCGCTGCCAGCAGGCCGGCCAGCCGATGGCCCTCCTCGAAGCCGATCTCGACAGCTTCAAGGCGATCAACGACCGCTACGGCCACAGCGTCGGAGATCGCTACCTTGCCGAAGTCAGCCGCGTCCTCAAGAGCCACCTGCGCGAGCGCGACATCCTGGTGCGTCTGTCGGGTGACGAGTTCGCGGCCCTTCTCCCCATGACCGGCTTCGCGCAGGCCGCGCTTTTGGCCGAGCGCCTGCAGCAGTCGGTCGACCTGTTCACGCTGCGTCTCGAGGAGGGGAAGGTGGCGCGCTCCGGTCTTTCGATCGGCATCGCCCTCTACCCGATGGACGGCGAGGGGTTCGAGGACCTCCTGGTGCGCGCCGATCACAACATGTACCAGAACAAGGCGACCCGCAAGAACGCGCGCCTCGAGCGCGCCCCCAACATCGTCCCATTCCCGATCAAGAATCCGGGCAAGGCAGGCTAGGAAACCACCCGCCCGCGTCGACCTTCCCCTCCAAACGCCTGCGCCGCCGGCCGTGCTACCCTCTCACGCCGTTCCGCCCGGTGTCGCTCTCCGTGCGCGGAATCGAAGAAGGAGGTGCGGTTGACCGTCTTCCGGAGGCTCGCCGGGCTCGCGATCGTCGCGTTCGCCGTGCTCGCTCTTCATTGCGCTGGGCCGGCGGTCGGCCGGTCGGCGTCCGCCGACCGGAGCGCCGTTCTGTTCATCGGCGATGGCATGGGACCGGCGTACGTGACGGTGACGCGTGTGGCGCGCGGCGGGCCGGGAAGCCGGCTGCGGATCGACGCGCTTCCCTACACGGCGCTGTCGCTGACGCACTCCGCCGACAGCCCGGTCACCGACTCGGCGGCGGCCGCCAGCGCCATGGCGTGTGGCCAGAAGACGGTGAACGGGGTCCTGTGCGAAGACGGGACTGCGATCTACCAGAAACGGGACGGCAGGAGGCTCGAGCCGATCGCCGTGTGGGCCCGCAAGCGCGGACTGCGCGTCGGCCTGGTCACCACGACCACGGTGACGCACGCCACGCCGGCTGCGTTCTACGCCAACGCGCGGGATCGGGACGACGAGGGGGGGATCGCGAAACAGACGATCGGCTCCGGCTTCGATGTCATCCTGGGCGGCGGCCGGAAGTTCTTCCCGCAGGACCTGAGGGCGGAGGCTCAAAAGGAGGGGTGGACGATCGTCGAGACGGCCGAGGCGCTCCGCGCCATCGGCGACCTCGGCTCGCACGTGCTCGGTCTGTTCGCTGAAAGCCATCTTCCCTACCAGCCGGAGATCGAGGCGGCGAGGAAGAAGGGGACGGACGCGGGGGAACCGTCAGCCGCCCGGACGGCGCCGACGCTCCCGGAGATGTCGCGCTTCGCCATCGACATCCTCAAGGCGAGCGGCCGGCCGTTCTTCCTGATGGTGGAGGGGGGGCGCATCGATCACGCCGGGCACGACAACTGGGCCCGTACCCTCGTCGACGAGACCGCCGCTTTCGACGAGGCGATAGGCTACGCCATCGACACGCTCGATCCGAAGACGACCCTCGTCCTGGTCACGGCCGATCACGAGACAGGCGGCCTGGCGTTGAACGGCTACCCGGACGAGAAGGACGGGATCTGGTCGACCTACCGCGATCCTCAGGCCGGGAGAGGGGACGAGCCGTACCCGGTGGTGACCTTCACGAGCGGTCCCGGGACGAAGAGGCAGACGGAGAAGCCGCCGCACGGATCGGACGACCCCCGACCCTCCGGAATCTCCCTCGGCAGCGCCGCGCACACAGGAGTGGACGTCGCGCTTTACGCCTGGGGCGCGGGGGCGGAGCGTGTGCACGGGACGCTCGAAAACACCGCGATCTACACGATCCTGAAGGACCACCTCGAAGGGCGGACGCCGAGGCCCTGAGCCGGACGGCCCCGGCAAGTGCCATGCCGCGAACGCCGCGCGAGCCCTACGACGCGGCCCGCACGGTCGACTCCTCCCGTACGTGGTTCGTGGCCCGCCGGAACGCGGTTCTGTACGCCGCGAGCAGGAGGAGGCTCGCGCCGAAGGTCCCGACGATCGTGGCCCCCGTCGGAAGATCGAGAAGGAACGAGAAAGAGACTCCCGCCGCAGAAACGAGAGTGCCCATGGTCCAGCCGATGGCGAGACGCGGTCCCAGCCGTTCGGCGAACAGCATGGCGGCCACCGAGGGAACGATGAGGAAGCAGAAGACGAGCAGCACGCCCGCGATGGCCACGGAGGAAGTCACCACGAAGCCGAACGAAACATAGAACAGGAAATCCCAGAACTTGACGTTCCAGCCGCGCTTCTCGGCCTCCGCCTCGTTCATCGAGATGAGCAGGAACCGGTCGCGGAAGATGTAATGGAACACGCCGACCAGCGAGTAGAGGACGGCGGTCTTGAAGAGCTCCGGCCAGGTGACCGACAGGATGTTTCCGACCAGCATCTCCTTCAGGTGCTCGGTCTCCTGGGTCGCCTTGGACATCAGCAGGATCGCGACGGCCGCCGAGACGGCATAGACGATGCCGATGATCGCTTCCTGCGGTATCCGCGTCTTGCGATGCACGCGCGAGACCGCGAAGATCGCGGCGCCGAGGAAAGTGAACCCCAGCGAGAACAGGTAGGCCTCGCCGGCGTGCAGGTCGTAACCGGCCAGATAGGCCACGGTGGTCCCGAGAGCGGCGATCTGCGCAAGCGACAGGTCGACGAAGATCACGCCGCGCTCCACGACGTGCACGCCGAGGTAGGCGTGAATCCCGGTCAGGATCAGGCTGGCGACAAAAGCCGGCAGGAGGATCTCGAAGATGCTCATGCCTTGGCCTTCATGGCGGCGACGAACGCGCCGATGTTGGAATCGAAGAGCGCGAAGTAGTCCTTGATTTCCGGCAGCCCCCCCACCGAGGGATAGAAGTTGAGCACGGTGGCGCCGGACTTCTCCCCGATGAACTTGGGAGTCTTGAGATCGAAGTACGGCTCGACGAGAATCACCGGGATCTTGTCGGTCATGATCAGATTGATGATCTCCAGTGTGTGCGAAGGGGTGGGCGGGATGCCGGGCTTCGGCTCGACGTGTCCGGCGATGACGAGACCGAAGCGGCGCGCGAAGTTCGGCCACGAATCGTGGAAGGTCACGATCTTGGCCCCGTTATACGGCGCCATCTTTGCGGTCCACTCTTTTTCCTTCTCCGTGAGCCTGCCCTCGAAGGCCGCGAGGTTGGCCGCATAGGCCTCCCGGCCGGCCGGATCGAGCTCCGTCAGCTTCGCGGCGATCGACCTCGCGATGACGCGGCCGTTCTCGGGGTCCGTCCAGTAGTGCGGGTTCCCGTAGGGATGAACGTCCCCCATCGCCCGGGTCACCTGCTGCACGGGGCGGTTCAGGATTTCACAGCCGGTCGACGCGTCGAGGTAACCGGGCGATCCGGGATGGATCTTTCCGTTGCGGCTCTGATCGAGGAGCGGCGGGAGGTAGCCGATCTCGAGCTCGAGCCCCGCGGCGACCAGCAGGTCGGCATGCGACAGCTTCAGGATGAACGACGGCTTGGCATCGACGAAGTGCGGGTCCTGGTATCCCTTCACGAGGGCGAACGTTTCGATGCGGTTTCCGCCCACGGCGTCGGCCAGGGAGGCAAGATCCTGAAGAGTCGTGACGACCTTCAACGCGGCGAAGGCCGATGTGCCAGGGATTCCAGCGAGAGCGAAGACGAGACCGGCGAGTACGAGCCTTGTTGGTTTCATCGATTGGACCTCAGAACGGATGGGCGCCATGGGCGCCGATGGCGAATTGAAGCTGAAGGAGCACCTCGTTGGCCGTCTCTCCGTCGGCGTACTCGCGCCGGCGAAGCTCGCCCCGGAGCTGGGAGAACTCGCTGGGCCAGAAGGTGAGAAGGACGGCCTTGCCGCGGTCGGTCTGCGCGGCGTCGTCGGCGTGCCCGGCCGCCTCGATGCGCGCCCCGGTGAACCAGCGCTTCGCGAGCTGGTACTCGCCGGAGAGGAACCAGCCGTCGGCCGTCTGGTCGCCGAGCGGATCCTCGCGGCGGCTGCGGATGAACTCGCCCCGGAACGAGGCGGAGCGGTACGTCGCCGTGCGCAGCGGTTTCCAGCGCAGCGTGGCGTCCACGCCCTCGAGACGCGTCTTCGAGCCCGCTGCCAGGCCGTTCGGTCCCTGACCGTACGAGAGACCGACCTCCAGGTTCGTCGCTTCGCTCAGATCCCCGAAGACGCGGTAGTGGCCGTTGTAGGCCAGGTCCCCCCTCTGGGGCGCCGCGAACAGCTCACCCGAATCACCGCGCAGGACCTGGACCGTCGCCTCGGAGAAGACATCGCCCAGCGGCAGGAGAAACGCGCCGGAGACACCGGTGCCGATCCAACCCTCCTCGCCGCCGAGAAGATTCACGATGGGCAGGGGCTCGTCGGGCCAGGGAAGGACGTGGAGGTGCAGAGGGTTGATCTTCCCGAAGGCGGTTCGCATCCGCCCGACCTTCGCGAGCGCTCCCCCCGGGAGTGACGTGAACGTGACGAACCCCTCCTCCACACCGACCCCCTCTTCGCCGAAAGACAGGAAGAAGTCGGCGCGGGCGTACGGGTCCACGACCGCCTGGAAGGAGACCTCGGACTCGCGCAGGCTCGAGCTCGGCAGGTTCTCGGTGCCGTTGCTCCCGCCGACCCCGAGGTAATTGCCGATCACGGAGACGCTCGGATTGAAGTAGTTGGACGTCTGGGATGACACGGCGGCGGGCGCGGGTGCAAGGATCGGCCCGGGTGGCGGTGCTGTCGGCTGCACGGGCGCGGGGCCCGCGCCCACCTGGTCCCGCAACGCCCGGATCTGGTTCTTCAAGTCTTCGATCTCCCGCCGCAGCGCCTCGATCTCCTCCTGCGTGGTGGAGGCCGGCATCACAGCCTGGGCAACCGGCGCCGCCGTGGGCTGCGCCCCCTGCTCCTCCGCCAAGACGGTGGCCGCCGGAAGGCCGACCGCCATAAGGACCGCCACCGCTCTGCATGACACTCTTGGTCTCATGATTCCTCCGCTGAAGCAAGGTCGCTCGATGTCCACGCGGTCGGCCCATCCGGTTCCGGGATGGGTGGCTCCAGCCCGGGACGGTATGCCGCACCGCGACGACTTCAGACGATTGGGGACCCCGGGGGGGCGCGGAGAGGGCTGAGGTAGCGCGCGGACTTGCAGAGCGGCGAATCGGGTGGGAGTACGGCGATCAGGGTCGGTGCTTCCGCCGGGCGGCCGATACTGCCGGAAACCTGGGCCACCCCGGGGGAGGTGAGCGCCTTGCAGGTGGCGCAGTCGCGCTGCGTCGCGTGATGCGGCGCCGCGACATGGAGCATGGAGAGGGCCAGGAGCGCCAGGAGGATCGCGGCGCACCACCGGGTCAAGCCCGCCCGAAACGAAGGCTGCATCTCCAGGTCCTTATTCAGAGGGGGAAGAATCGTACTGTACGATCCGGTGATTGTCAAAGAGGGGCGATCGGGATGACGAAGGGTGCCCCCGTCACCGGGTCGCGCTCGATTCGCGCCTCCGTCTCGTAGACCTCGCGGAGGAGGCGCGGGGTCAGGACTGTCTCCGGCGGTCCGTCGGCCGCCAGGTGCCCGTCGTCCAGGACCATGAGGCGCGAGCCATAGCGCGCCGCCAGGTTCAGGTCGTGGCTCGTGGTGACGACCGTGAGGCCCTTGTCCCGGTTCAGCCGCGCCAGGATCTCGTAGATCTGCAGACGGTGCCTCAGGTCGAGGAATGCGGTCGGCTCGTCCATCAGCACGACGCGCGGCTGCTGGGCCAGGGCGCGGGCGATGAGGGCGCGCTGTCTTTCGCCGCTCGACAGCTCCTGCAGCCGCTTCTCCTCCCGGCCGGCCAGATCCATCTCGTGCAGTGCGGCTCGTGCCGCCGCGAAGTCCTCGGGCCGCTCAAGACTGAAGGGACCGAGGTGCGGCGCGCGACCCATGAGAGCGATCTCCAGCACCGTGAAGTCGAACAGCATCCGGCTCTCCTGGAACACCACCGCCATCTGTCGCGCCCGCTCGCGGGGGGGGATCGATCGCACGGGACGCCCGTCCAGGCTCACCTCCCCCGCCTGCGGCGCGACGACACCGCTCAGGAGCATCAGGAGCGTGGTTTTTCCGGAGCCGTTCGGTCCGATGATCCCGGCGAATTCCCCCCGGGACACGGAAAGGGACAATCCTCGGAACAGGGGCGCCGGCGCGCTCGCGTGCGTGAAAACGAGCCCGTGCGCGGCCAGGATCGCGTCACTCAAAGTACCCTCCTCCCGCCCGCCGGCGGTACAGCCAGAGGAAGAACGGTCCGCCGCACAGGGCCGTGACCACGCCGACCGGGATCTCGGTCGGCGCCATCACGGTGCGCGCCACGGTGTCGGCCACGATGAGGAAGATGGCGCCGGTGACCGCCGAGGCGGGTACGAGGAGCCTGTGGTCCGGGCCGAACAGGAGGCGGGCCGCGTGCGGCACGATCAGACCGACGAAGCCGATCGGCCCGGCCACCGACACGACGGCGGCGGTGACGAGGGAGGCCAGCACGACGGTGACGATGCGCGTCCTCTCGACCGTGACCCCGAGCGATCGCGCCGCCTCCTCTCCCGCGGAGAGCAGGTTCAGGTCCCTGCCGTACAGGGCCAGGCCGACGATTCCCGCGACCAGGACGACGGACAGCCACAGGAGGAGCCCGTACTCCTCGATCGGGATCGTCCCGATCATCCAGAGCCGCACGCCGTGCAGCCGCGAGAACTCGACGACCGTCTCGATCAGAAGGATCAGCGCCAGGTAGACGGTATTCATGATGACGCCGATGAGCAGCATCGGGTAGGAGACGATCCGGCCGCGGGCGCTCGACAGGAGAAACAGGATCGCCACGGTGGCGATCGCCCCGAGGAAGGCGGCCGTCTCGCGCACCGGCAGGACGGGCGCCAGGGCGGGCAGGCCGAGGGCGGTCGCCGCGAAGGCCCCGAGAGCGGCACCGCCCGAGACCCCGAGGATGTAGGGGTCCGCGAGGGGGTTGCGCAGGACCGCCTGGAAGACCGCGCCGGCCGCGCCGAGCGCCGCCCCGGCGAGAGCCGCCATCAGGATGCGCGGCAGACGGACGCGCAGGATCATCGCGCGCGCGGTCTCCTGGTCCGCCTCGTGCCGCAGGAGATCGAGGAGGGTGTACCGGCTGCTTCCGAGACTGGAGCAGACCGCCGCCGACAGGGCGAAGGCCAAGAGGAGCAGGACGATCGACAACGACAGGCGCCTCGACGTGAGGGGC
Protein-coding regions in this window:
- a CDS encoding ABC transporter ATP-binding protein, translating into MSDAILAAHGLVFTHASAPAPLFRGLSLSVSRGEFAGIIGPNGSGKTTLLMLLSGVVAPQAGEVSLDGRPVRSIPPRERARQMAVVFQESRMLFDFTVLEIALMGRAPHLGPFSLERPEDFAAARAALHEMDLAGREEKRLQELSSGERQRALIARALAQQPRVVLMDEPTAFLDLRHRLQIYEILARLNRDKGLTVVTTSHDLNLAARYGSRLMVLDDGHLAADGPPETVLTPRLLREVYETEARIERDPVTGAPFVIPIAPL
- a CDS encoding S8 family peptidase yields the protein MSRDARTVRNQENGQAFWGNLFRGATLALATALALALSFSPVLAAKGGKAGVASDLQEKVQKESPSNSVRVLVNLNGGDPLAVAGKIKELGGRVRRHFRNVGVMVVDLPLGAVDSLAQIEGLDYVAPDRPVTGLASQLETTTGAALAYGGTTSLWNFSGIDGSGVGVAVLDSGIDPSHVDLRDETKGIRRVVFSWDFTGRGSLDDPYGHGTHIAGIIAGDGSASYTAGRDYTGMAPGASLINFKVLDERGHGYISSVVAAIDQAISLRNVYNIKVINLSLAAPPIDSYVNDPMCRAVERAARAGIVVVAAAGNFGQDSNGNKVYGGITSPGISPSAITVGATLTRGTDIRSDDIVAPYSSRGPTLSHTTDPVSGQVVYDDLAKPDLVAPGTRIVSLERSSNYLVASYPVLHVDTGNNVNNKSRYMVLTGTSMATGVVSGAVALMAQANPGLTPNQVKAILMYSAQIMDGPDLFEQGAGMLNVDGAVRLAKSMSRYAYALPAGATLMPAGLPTPQSIIAGETCLWSQSLIWGGGMLRGDAALSNQQLAYAQSLIWGIGRFDSWGLGVTYYDGLYSDSYVVSGSNNQWNYVTWSDGTPTSSGLIWNERLYGSGLIWGNQLISNDFFNVGPTSLIWGIAGYGGYDMGLIWTLRDCGLIWGNADAW
- a CDS encoding iron ABC transporter permease; amino-acid sequence: MAPLTSRRLSLSIVLLLLAFALSAAVCSSLGSSRYTLLDLLRHEADQETARAMILRVRLPRILMAALAGAALGAAGAVFQAVLRNPLADPYILGVSGGAALGAFAATALGLPALAPVLPVRETAAFLGAIATVAILFLLSSARGRIVSYPMLLIGVIMNTVYLALILLIETVVEFSRLHGVRLWMIGTIPIEEYGLLLWLSVVLVAGIVGLALYGRDLNLLSAGEEAARSLGVTVERTRIVTVVLASLVTAAVVSVAGPIGFVGLIVPHAARLLFGPDHRLLVPASAVTGAIFLIVADTVARTVMAPTEIPVGVVTALCGGPFFLWLYRRRAGGGYFE
- a CDS encoding metal ABC transporter substrate-binding protein; amino-acid sequence: MKPTRLVLAGLVFALAGIPGTSAFAALKVVTTLQDLASLADAVGGNRIETFALVKGYQDPHFVDAKPSFILKLSHADLLVAAGLELEIGYLPPLLDQSRNGKIHPGSPGYLDASTGCEILNRPVQQVTRAMGDVHPYGNPHYWTDPENGRVIARSIAAKLTELDPAGREAYAANLAAFEGRLTEKEKEWTAKMAPYNGAKIVTFHDSWPNFARRFGLVIAGHVEPKPGIPPTPSHTLEIINLIMTDKIPVILVEPYFDLKTPKFIGEKSGATVLNFYPSVGGLPEIKDYFALFDSNIGAFVAAMKAKA
- a CDS encoding HD domain-containing phosphohydrolase, encoding MSPTALRPAPSPPGQAGGRRRGTEPAGPSGEAVRPAHATEQHKENMQISGPGGRLYLMAVAAAGAALAGTAAAAMSLLLIGQIGIVSSVMVPPILLLAVLVYRSYKRQVTENLKRLDDLMQVHLSTIEALALAIDAKDPHTQGHTRRVQSYALELARRLRIARQDYEAVRAASLLHDIGKLAIPDHLLNKPGKLSDIEYQKVKAHPAVAADILANVHFPYPVLPAVRHHHERWDGSGYPDGLRGEEIPLAARILAVADSFEALTSDRAWRGRKSPEEACSLIEAWSGIQFDPAVVTVLRSHLPEVIGAVSAAPDPPRNAAAAARAHLEEALARLDSTGIWNGTPPVAADPGGFGDSLHRSIGAEGTRVPQVPGGPAGTSPPAEGQTSVWLERDTTGAIVGRQTSVLSSISSAHREVYALYEIAQTLGSSLRLSEVLDLVATKIGQLVPYRTCVIYLLEDDGESLSARFVSGANLEHLRGRSVRLGEGITGWAASQRSNRFSNSPDLDLSGAEVDLSEYSTVAAFPLIHDGKVLGVITLHFPKAVPCLDDHIRMMDIIAKLAAAAIFNGTIFAETQESALTDILTNLPNSRYLRQIFEQEKVRCQQAGQPMALLEADLDSFKAINDRYGHSVGDRYLAEVSRVLKSHLRERDILVRLSGDEFAALLPMTGFAQAALLAERLQQSVDLFTLRLEEGKVARSGLSIGIALYPMDGEGFEDLLVRADHNMYQNKATRKNARLERAPNIVPFPIKNPGKAG
- a CDS encoding metal ABC transporter permease — translated: MSIFEILLPAFVASLILTGIHAYLGVHVVERGVIFVDLSLAQIAALGTTVAYLAGYDLHAGEAYLFSLGFTFLGAAIFAVSRVHRKTRIPQEAIIGIVYAVSAAVAILLMSKATQETEHLKEMLVGNILSVTWPELFKTAVLYSLVGVFHYIFRDRFLLISMNEAEAEKRGWNVKFWDFLFYVSFGFVVTSSVAIAGVLLVFCFLIVPSVAAMLFAERLGPRLAIGWTMGTLVSAAGVSFSFLLDLPTGATIVGTFGASLLLLAAYRTAFRRATNHVREESTVRAAS
- a CDS encoding alkaline phosphatase; its protein translation is MTVFRRLAGLAIVAFAVLALHCAGPAVGRSASADRSAVLFIGDGMGPAYVTVTRVARGGPGSRLRIDALPYTALSLTHSADSPVTDSAAAASAMACGQKTVNGVLCEDGTAIYQKRDGRRLEPIAVWARKRGLRVGLVTTTTVTHATPAAFYANARDRDDEGGIAKQTIGSGFDVILGGGRKFFPQDLRAEAQKEGWTIVETAEALRAIGDLGSHVLGLFAESHLPYQPEIEAARKKGTDAGEPSAARTAPTLPEMSRFAIDILKASGRPFFLMVEGGRIDHAGHDNWARTLVDETAAFDEAIGYAIDTLDPKTTLVLVTADHETGGLALNGYPDEKDGIWSTYRDPQAGRGDEPYPVVTFTSGPGTKRQTEKPPHGSDDPRPSGISLGSAAHTGVDVALYAWGAGAERVHGTLENTAIYTILKDHLEGRTPRP